A stretch of DNA from Brevibacillus ruminantium:
GTACAAAATGTGCATTTGGACAAAAGTAGAACCCGTACGAGGATGCTGGGTCATGGTTTTTTGGTTGATCCTAAAACCTCTAAAAAGTGCGAATTGTACATAATGCCAAGGATATTCCCAAAAGGATCAACCACGGAAGCAGTGATAAACCCTGGACCGCGTTCTGTAGGTTCCTCATACTTCGTTGCTCCCATAGAAAGAAGCTTTTCGAAAACTGCTTTCACATCATCGACGTGCCAATACCCAATAGCGCCGGCTGGGTTTGTTGCCGAGATATTGGGTGCGTAGCGGCTATCAATAACACCCAACTCATGTTGGAAGTCACCAAGACGAAACTCAAAA
This window harbors:
- a CDS encoding VOC family protein, producing the protein MNNTNTLRGLSTVSFWAADLAAAKKWYTELLGIEPYFERPGYFEFRLGDFQHELGVIDSRYAPNISATNPAGAIGYWHVDDVKAVFEKLLSMGATKYEEPTERGPGFITASVVDPFGNILGIMYNSHFLEVLGSTKKP